A single region of the Malus sylvestris chromosome 8, drMalSylv7.2, whole genome shotgun sequence genome encodes:
- the LOC126631770 gene encoding acetyl-CoA carboxylase 1-like, translating to MSEAQRRLVTVPSFHRGNGYVNGVLRHPATASKVDEFFYALGGKKPIHSILIANNGMAAVKFIRSVRTWSYETFGTEKAVLLVAMATPEDMRINAEHIRIADQFVEVPGGTNNNNYANVQLIVEMAEITHVDAVWPGWGHASENPELPDALDAKGIVFLGPPSISMAALGDKIGSSLIAQAANVPTLPWSGSHVKIPSESCLVTIPDEVYREACVYTTEEAVASCQVVGYPAMIKASWGGGGKGIRKVHNDDEVRALFKQVQGEVPGSPIFIMKVASQSRHLEVQLLCDQHGNVAAFHSRDCSVQRRHQKIIEEGPITVAPIETVKKLEQSARRLAKSVNYVGAATVEYLYSMETGEYYFLELNPRLQVEHPVTEWIAEINLPAAQVVVGMGIPLWQIPEIRRFYGMEHGGGYDAWRKTSASASPFDFDKAESTRPKGHCVAVRVTSEDPDDGFKPTSGKVQELSFKSKPNVWAYFSVKSGGGIHEFSDSQFGHVFAFGESRALAIANMVLGLKEIQIRGEIRTNVDYSIDLLHASDYRENKIHTGWLDSRIAMRVRAERPPWYLSVVGGTLFKASTSSAAMVSDYVGYLEKGQIPPKHISLVHAQVSLNIEGSKYTIDMVRGGPGSYRLRMNKSEIEAEIHTLRDGGLLMQLDGNSHIIYAEEEAAGTRLLIDGRTCLLQNDHDPSKLIAETPCKLLRYLVADDSHVDADTPYAEVEVMKMCMPLLSPASGAIHFRMSEGQAMQAGELIARLDLDDPSAVRKAEPFHGSFPVLGPPTAISGKVHQRCAASITAAQMILAGYEHNIDEVVQNLLTCLDNPELPFLQWQECFAVLATRLPKDLKNELESKFKEFDLISSSQNVEFPAKLLRVVLEAHLFSCPDKEKGAQERLVEPLISLVKSYEGGRESHARVIVHSLFEEYLSVEELFSDNIQADVIERLRLQYKKDLLKIVDIVLSHQGVKNKNKLILRLMEQLVYPNPAAYREKLIRFSQLNHTSYSELALKASQLMEQTKLSELRSSIARSLSELEMFTEDGETMDTPKRKSAINERMEDLVSAPLAVEDALVGLFDHSDHTLQRRVVESYVRRLYQPYLLKGSVRMQWQRSGLMASWEFLDEHTERKTANEDQSSDKSIEKYNERKWGVMVIIKSLQFLPAVINAALKEMSHQLHESIPNGSSEPSGFGNMMHIALVGINNQMSLLQDSGDEDQAQERIKKLAKILKEQGVASSLHSAGVRVISCIIQRDEGRAPMRHSFHWSSEKLYYEEEPLLRHLEPPLSIYLELDKLKGYENVQYTPSRDRQWHLYSVVDKPQPTKRMFLRTLVRQPTSNDLFAGFQRLDMEAASKQWALSFTSRSILGSLLTAMEELELNAHNATVKSDHTHLYLYILREQQIDDLLPYSKRVGLDAGQEEIVVEAILEELAREIHASVGVKMHRLGVCEWEVKLWIASSGQANVSWRVVVTNVTGHTCTVHVYRELEDTSKQRVVYHSASTQAPLHGLPVNAQYQPLGAIDRKRLVARRTSTTYCYDFPLAFQTALEQSWASQLPGSKKPKDKILRVTELKFSDQQGTWGTPLVEVVRPPGLNDVGMVAWFMEMSTPEFPSGRKILIVSNDVTFKAGSFGPREDAFFFAVTELACAKKLPLIYLAANSGARIGVAEEVKSCFKVGWSDESSPERGFQYVYLTSEDYARIGSSVIAHELKLANGETRWVIDTIVGKDDGLGVESLTGSGAIAGAYSRAYRETFTLTYVTGRTVGIGAYLARLGMRCIQRLDQPIILTGFSALNKLLGREVYSSHMQLGGPKIMGTNGVVHLTVADDLEGISAILKWLSYVPAHAGGPLPILSPLDPPERPVEYCPENSCDPRAAISGALNSNGKWMGGIFDKDSFVETLEGWARTVVTGRAKLGGIPVGIVAVETQTVMQTIPADPGQLDSHERVVPQAGQVWFPDSASKTAQALLDFNREELPLFILANWRGFSGGQRDLFEGILQAGSTIVENLRTYKQPIFVFIPMMGELRGGAWVVVDSRINPDHIEMYADQTARGNVLEPEGMIEIKFRNKELLESMGRLDQQLIQLKAKLQETKSSGAHEMVEPLQHQIRSREKQLLPVYTQIATRFAELHDTSLRMAAKGVIREVLDWNSCRAFFYKRLRRRISEESLIKTVRDAAGEQLSHKSATDLIQNWFLSSDIPGCKKDAWVDDEIFFRWKENPKNYEDKLNELRVQKVLLQLANIGDSISDLQALPQGLAALLSKVEPSSRALLIDELRKVLG from the exons ATGTCAGAAGCCCAGAGGAGATTGGTGACAGTGCCCAGTTTCCATCGTGGAAATGGGTACGTAAATGGGGTACTCAGGCATCCTGCTACAGCATCTAAAGTTGATGAATTCTTCTATGCCCTTGGTGGGAAGAAGCCAATTCATAGCATTTTAATTGCAAACAATGGAATGGCAGCTGTCAAGTTTATTCGTAGTGTGAGGACATGGTCTTATGAAACATTTGGTACAGAGAAGGCTGTTTTATTGGTGGCAATGGCCACACCAGAGGACATGAGAATCAATGCAGAACACATCAGAATTGCCGATCAGTTTGTGGAGGTTCCTGGTGGAACTAACAATAATAATTATGCCAATGTGCAACTCATTGTAGAG ATGGCAGAGATAACACATGTTGATGCAGTTTGGCCTGGTTGGGGCCATGCCTCAGAGAATCCTGAGCTTCCAGATGCATTGGATGCAAAGGGAATTGTATTTCTTGGGCCACCATCTATATCTATGGCAGCATTAGGAGATAAAATCGGTTCATCATTAATTGCTCAGGCTGCCAACGTACCTACTCTTCCATGGAGTGGATCACAT GTGAAAATTCCTTCAGAGAGCTGCTTGGTTACAATCCCAGATGAAGTATATAGGGAAGCATGTGTTTATACAACAGAGGAAGCAGTTGCAAGTTGTCAAGTTGTAGGTTACCCAGCAATGATTAAGGCTTCATGGGGTGGAGGTGGTAAAGGCATAAGAAAG GTCCATAATGATGATGAGGTAAGGGCATTGTTCAAGCAAGTTCAGGGTGAAGTTCCTGGATCTCCAATTTTTATAATGAAAGTCGCATCCCAG AGCCGACATTTAGAGGTACAGTTACTGTGTGATCAGCATGGAAATGTTGCAGCTTTTCATAGCCGTGACTGCAGTGTTCAAAGGCGGCACCAGAAG ATTATTGAGGAGGGTCCAATTACTGTAGCTCCTATAGAGACGGTAAAAAAGTTGGAGCAATCAGCTCGAAGGTTGGCTAAATCTGTTAATTACGTTGGAGCAGCTACTGTTGAGTATCTCTACAGTATGGAAACTGGCGAGTACTATTTCTTAGAGCTGAACCCTCGATTACAG GTGGAGCACCCAGTCACTGAGTGGATAGCTGAAATAAATCTCCCAGCAGCCCAAGTTGTAGTTGGGATGGGCATACCTCTCTGGCAAATCCCTG AAATAAGGCGATTTTATGGAATGGAACATGGTGGTGGATATGATGCTTGGAGAAAAACTTCAGCTAGTGCTTCCCCATTCGATTTTGACAAGGCAGAATCTACAAGGCCAAAGGGTCATTGTGTTGCTGTGCGTGTAACAAGTGAGGATCCAGATGATGGCTTTAAGCCTACCAGTGGGAAAGTACAG GAGTTGAGTTTTAAAAGCAAGCCAAATGTTTGGGCATACTTTTCTGTTAAG TCTGGAGGGGGCATTCATGAATTCTCGGACTCTCAGTTTG GACATGTTTTTGCATTTGGGGAGTCTCGAGCTCTAGCTATTGCAAATATGGTTCTTGGGCTGAAGGAAATTCAAATTCGAGGAGAAATTCGTACAAATGTTGATTATTCAATAGATCTTCTACAT GCCTCAGACTACAGAGAGAATAAAATCCACACAGGTTGGTTGGATAGTAGAATCGCCATGCGAGTTAGAGCAGAAAGGCCTCCTTGGTATCTTTCTGTAGTTGGAGGGACTCTGTTT AAAGCATCTACCAGTAGTGCAGCAATGGTTTCAGATTATGTCGGTTATCTTGAGAAAGGGCAAATTCCACCCAAG CATATATCACTTGTCCATGCACAAGTATCATTGAACATTGAAGGGAGCAAATACACG ATTGACATGGTGAGAGGGGGTCCTGGAAGCTACAGATTGAGGATGAATAAATCAGAGATTGAAGCAGAGATACATACTTTACGTGATGGGGGTTTGTTGATGCAG TTGGACGGAAACAGTCACATTATATACGCAGAGGAAGAAGCAGCTGGAACTCGCCTTCTTATTGATGGAAGGACTTGCTTGCTTCAG AACGACCATGACCCATCAAAGTTAATAGCAGAGACACCATGCAAGCTGCTGAGGTACTTGGTTGCTGATGATAGTCATGTTGATGCTGACACACCATATGCTGAGGTTGAGGTTATGAAGATGTGTATGCCTCTTCTTTCACCTGCTTCTGGAGCTATCCACTTTAGAATGTCTGAAGGTCAAGCAATGCAG GCTGGTGAACTTATTGCAAGGCTTGATTTAGATGATCCTTCGGCTGTAAGAAAGGCAGAACCTTTCCATGGGAGCTTCCCGGTTCTGGGGCCCCCAACTGCAATTTCTGGTAAAGTTCACCAGAGATGTGCTGCTAGCATAACCGCAGCCCAAATGATTCTTGCTGGTTATGAGCATAACATTGACGAA GTAGTGCAAAACTTGCTCACTTGCCTAGACAATCCTGAACTCCCTTTCCTTCAATGGCAAGAGTGCTTTGCTGTTCTAGCAACCCGCCTACCCAAAGATCTTAAAAATGAA TTGGAATCAAAATTTAAGGAGTTTGACTTGATTTCTAGTTCTCAGAATGTTGAGTTCCCTGCTAAGTTGTTGCGCGTTGTTCTTGAG GCCCATCTATTCTCCTGTCCTGATAAAGAGAAAGGAGCCCAAGAAAGGCTTGTTGAGCCTTTGATAAGCCTTGTGAAGTCTTATGAGGGTGGAAGAGAAAGTCATGCCCGAGTTATCGTCCATTCCCTTTTTGAAGAGTACCTGTCAGTTGAAGAATTATTCAGTGACAACATTCAG GCTGATGTAATTGAACGCCTTCGACTTCAGTATAAAAAAGATCTATTGAAGATTGTGGACATTGTGCTTTCTCACCAG GGTGTCAAGAATAAAAATAAGTTGATACTACGACTCATGGAACAACTGGTCTACCCCAACCCTGCTGCGTACAGGGAAAAGCTAATTCGGTTTTCTCAACTTAACCATACAAGCTATTCTGAG TTGGCACTTAAGGCAAGTCAACTGATGGAGCAAACCAAGTTGAGTGAACTTCGTTCCAGCATTGCCAGAAGCCTTTCTGAGTTAGAGATGTTTACCGAGGATGGTGAAACCATGGATACTCCTAAGAGGAAAAGTGCCATAAATGAACGAATGGAGGATCTTGTGAGCGCTCCTTTGGCAGTTGAAGATGCCCTTGTAGGTCTATTTGATCACAGTGATCACACACTTCAGAGGCGGGTTGTGGAGAGCTATGTGCGTCGGTTATACCAG CCATATCTTTTAAAGGGAAGTGTGAGGATGCAGTGGCAAAGATCTGGTCTTATGGCTTCCTGGGAGTTCTTGGATGAACATACCGAGAGAAAAACTGCGAATGAAGATCAATCTTCTGATAAATCAATTGAGAAATACAACGAGAGAAAATGGGGAGTCATGGTTATTATAAAATCCCTTCAATTTCTGCCAGCAGTTATTAATGCTGCACTGAAGGAAATGTCTCATCAACTTCATGAATCAATTCCAAATGGATCTAGTGAACCAAGTGGCTTTGGTAATATGATGCATATTGCTTTAGTTGGCATCAACAATCAGATGAGTTTACTTCAGGATAG TGGTGATGAGGATCAGGCTCAAGAAAGAATTAAGAAGTTAGCCAAAATTCTTAAAGAACAAGGAGTAGCCTCCAGTCTACACAGTGCAGGTGTCAGGGTAATTAGTTGCATCATACAAAGAGATGAAGGGCGAGCTCCTATGAGGCATTCCTTCCACTGGTCATCAGAAAAACTCTATTACGAGGAAGAACCTTTATTGCGTCATCTGGAGCCTCCTCTATCCATTTACCTTGAATTG GACAAGCTTAAAGGTTATGAGAATGTACAGTATACCCCATCCCGGGACCGTCAATGGCACTTGTACAGCGTTGTAGACAAGCCGCAACCAACCAAAAGGATGTTCCTCAGAACACTTGTAAGGCAGCCCACTTCAAATGATCTGTTCGCTGGATTTCAAAGGCTAGACATGGAAGCAGCTAGTAAGCAATGGGCTTTGTCATTTACTTCAAGGAGCATTTTGGGGTCCTTATTGACAGCAATGGAAGAGTTGGAACTTAATGCACACAATGCCACTGTCAAATCTGACCATACTCATTTGTACCTTTATATCTTACGTGAGCAACAAATTGATGATCTACTGCCTTACTCCaa GAGAGTTGGTTTAGATGCTGGACAAGAAGAAATTGTGGTGGAGGCGATCTTAGAAGAACTTGCACGTGAAATCCATGCATCTGTTGGTGTAAAGATGCATAGGTTGGGTGTTTGTGAATGGGAAGTGAAGTTGTGGATTGCATCCTCTGGGCAGGCAAATGTTTCTTGGAGGGTTGTCGTCACAAACGTGACTGGTCATACCTGCACTGTACAT GTATATCGGGAACTAGAGGATACCAGCAAACAGAGGGTGGTATACCATTCAGCCTCTACACAGGCCCCCCTGCATGGTTTACCAGTAAATGCACAGTATCAGCCTTTGGGAGCTATTGACCGAAAACGTCTGGTGGCCAGGAGAACCAGCACCACTTACTGCTATGATTTTCCACTG GCATTTCAGACGGCCTTGGAACAGTCATGGGCATCCCAGTTGCCGGGTAGTAAAAAACCGAAAGATAAAATTCTAAGAGTCACTGAGCTCAAATTTTCTGACCAACAAGGCACCTGGGGCACTCCTCTTGTTGAAGTAGTTCGTCCACCTGGGCTCAATGACGTTGGCATGGTAGCCTGGTTTATGGAGATGTCTACCCCCGAGTTCCCTTCAGGAAGGAAGATATTGATTGTTTCAAATGACGTGACCTTCAAAGCTGGATCTTTTGGTCCAAGAGAGGATGCATTCTTCTTTGCAGTAACTGAACTTGCTTGTGCTAAGAAACTGCCCTTAATATACTTGGCAGCAAACTCAGGTGCCCGTATTGGGGTAGCTGAAGAAGTCAAATCCTGCTTTAAAGTTGGTTGGTCTGATGAATCGAGTCCTGAGCGTGGTTTTCAGTATGTGTATTTAACCTCTGAGGATTATGCTCGGATTGGATCATCTGTGATAGCACATGAATTAAAGCTGGCAAATGGAGAGACCCGATGGGTTATAGATACCATTGTTGGAAAGGATGATGGCTTAGGGGTTGAAAGCTTGACTGGGAGTGGGGCAATTGCCGGTGCATATTCGAGGGCATACAGGGAAACCTTTACCTTAACATATGTGACTGGAAGAACTGTAGGGATTGGTGCTTATCTTGCCCGGCTTGGGATGCGGTGCATACAGAGGCTTGATCAGCCCATTATTTTAACCGGTTTCTCTGCATTGAACAAACTTCTTGGCCGGGAGGTATACAGCTCTCACATGCAACTTGGAGGACCTAAAATTATGGGCACGAATGGGGTTGTCCATTTAACGGTTGCTGATGATCTTGAAGGAATATCTGCTATTTTGAAGTGGTTAAGTTATGTTCCTGCCCATGCTGGTGGGCCGCTCCCCATTTTGAGTCCCTTAGATCCTCCAGAAAGGCCTGTTGAGTACTGCCCTGAGAATTCATGCGATCCTCGTGCTGCTATTAGCGGTGCTTTAAATAGTAACGGGAAGTGGATGGGTGGTATTTTTGACAAAGACAGCTTTGTTGAGACGCTAGAAGGCTGGGCGAGGACAGTTGTTACTGGAAGGGCGAAGCTTGGAGGAATCCCTGTAGGAATAGTTGCTGTTGAGACACAGACGGTGATGCAAACCATACCTGCTGATCCAGGCCAGCTTGATTCCCATGAGAGGGTTGTTCCTCAGGCTGGGCAAGTGTGGTTTCCTGATTCTGCTAGTAAGACAGCCCAAGCGTTATTAGATTTCAACAGAGAAGAGCTCCCACTTTTCATTCTTGCCAACTGGAGAGGATTTTCTGGTGGGCAGAGGGACCTTTTCGAAGGGATCCTTCAAGCTGGATCAACCATTGTGGAGAACCTCAGGACTTACAAACAGCCCATATTTGTGTTCATCCCCATGATGGGTGAGCTACGCGGTGGAGCGTGGGTGGTCGTGGATAGCCGTATAAATCCAGACCATATTGAAATGTATGCTGATCAAACTGCTAGAGGTAACGTGCTTGAGCCAGAGGGAATGATCGAGATCAAGTTCAGGAACAAGGAGCTACTGGAGAGCATGGGCAGGCTTGACCAACAGCTGATCCAACTGAAGGCAAAACTTCAGGAAACCAAGAGCAGTGGGGCACATGAGATGGTTGAACCTCTTCAGCATCAGATACGATCACGTGAAAAACAGCTTTTGCCTGTCTACACTCAGATAGCCACTAGATTTGCGGAACTGCACGATACTTCTCTCAGGATGGCTGCAAAGGGAGTGATCAGAGAAGTTTTGGACTGGAACAGCTGTCGAGCTTTCTTCTATAAAAGATTGCGTCGGAGAATTTCCGAAGAGTCACTCATCAAGACAGTGAGAGATGCTGCTGGTGAACAGCTGTCGCATAAATCTGCTACAGATTTGATCCAGAACTGGTTTTTGAGTTCGGATATTCCGGGATGCAAAAAAGATGCTTGGGTGGACGACGAAATTTTCTTTAGATGGAAGGAAAATCCGAAAAACTACGAGGATAAACTAAATGAGTTGCGGGTCCAGAAGGTATTGCTTCAATTGGCAAATATTGGCGACTCAATTTCTGATTTGCAAGCCCTACCTCAAGGTCTTGCTGCCCTTCTAagcaag GTCGAGCCATCAAGCAGAGCGCTGTTGATTGATGAACTCCGAAAGGTGCTCGGTTAA
- the LOC126631435 gene encoding aspartic proteinase nepenthesin-1-like, translated as MARLTYLEAKAHYFTDDDIRVGLVPRNTAEFMANISIREPQVPQLISIDSGSNVVWVQCLPCTKCFEQTSPTFYPSKSSTYTQFPCSSSNCTINDDKCDPSNNYKFSRRYAGGSIVDGLVGTEKFTFETSDEGISTVPDVVFGCASHTDPHYGKARGILGLGPLKISLANQIRSKFPHCIGSIRDLNYPC; from the coding sequence ATGGCACGCTTAACATACTTGGAAGCAAAGGCCCATTATTTCACCGACGATGACATCCGTGTTGGTCTTGTTCCTAGGAACACTGCAGAATTTATGGCAAATATTTCAATTAGAGAGCCACAAGTTCCTCAGCTCATATCCATAGACTCAGGAAGCAACGTCGTTTGGGTTCAATGTCTTCCTTGTACAAAGTGCTTTGAACAAACAAGTCCAACTTTTTACCCTTCCAAGTCTTCAACATACACCCAATTTCCATGCTCATCCTCCAATTGCACAATTAACGATGACAAATGTGACCCCTCAAATAATTACAAATTCTCTCGCAGGTATGCTGGTGGTAGCATTGTAGACGGACTTGTTGGGACTGAAAAGTTCACCTTCGAGACGTCTGACGAAGGCATTAGCACTGTACCGGATGTTGTTTTTGGTTGTGCCAGTCATACTGATCCTCACTATGGGAAAGCTCGTGGAATACTTGGTCTAGGCCCTTTAAAAATATCTTTGGCAAACCAAATAAGGTCAAAATTCCCTCATTGCATCGGTAGCATAAGAGATCTTAATTACccttgttga